A stretch of Miscanthus floridulus cultivar M001 chromosome 13, ASM1932011v1, whole genome shotgun sequence DNA encodes these proteins:
- the LOC136500020 gene encoding uncharacterized protein, with product METLSFEVVGFHGTYHTILRHRCYVKFMAIPNNTYLKMKMPGPCRVITIGTSFQRTYECEVECYEHAAAIVASKELVVIRKEVTEEVHDPKRLAKSFELVEGAKEVFIDPGSSKGKAVRIGTMLSSK from the coding sequence atggagaccctttccttcgaggtggtcgggttccatggaacctaccacaccatcctgagACATcgatgctacgtgaagttcatggccatccccaataaCACTTATTTGAagatgaagatgccaggaccgtgcagggtcatcaccattggcacctccttccagcgcacctatgagtgtgaggtcgagtgctatgaACATGCcgcggcaatcgtcgcctccaaggagcttgtggTCATCAGAAAGGAAGTCACCGAAGAAGTGCATGACCCCAAGCGATTGGCCAAGTCTTTTGAGCTTGtggagggtgccaaggaggttTTCATAGACCCCGGCAGCTCCAAGGGCAAAGCGGTGCGCATTGGCACtatgctttcctctaaatag